GTAGATCGAGGCACCCTCGCGGCGCAGCACGTCGGCCTTCCCGACGCCCCACACCCGGCCCTCGACGACGTCGACGTCGAGGGCGAGGTGCTCGACGTGCAGGCGGGCGTTGGGCGTGTGCTTGCCGGTGACGACCACGACCCGCCCGGCGTGGGCGCGCACCGCGGCCAGCGCCGCCGCGGCCCCCGGGAGCGAGGGGACGCTGCGCACGGCGCGCTCGGGGTAGAGCGCGCGGAAGCGGTCGACCGCCGGGCCGATGGCCTCCGCCGGCAGGTGCGGCTCGAGCATCAGGTCGAGGGGCGGGCCCAGGCGCGCGGTCATCTCGGCCACCGGCAGCACGACCCCGAGCTCGGCGGCCAGCACCTCCAGGACCTCGGCGATGCCCGGGCGCGAGTCGATGAGCGTCATGTCCAGGTCGAAGCCCACCACCAGCGACGGGGCCGCGGACGAGTTCGGGACGGACACGGCCCCGAGGGTAGACGACCCGTCGGAGGGGCCCCGTCGTCCCCAACCACGGCGTTCGCCTGTCGTCGGACCGCCCCGTCGGTCACAATGGGCTGCTCACCCCCCGGACGCCGGCCAGTGACCGGCCGCGGGGGCGACCCCGCACGACCCCAGCCGCCCAGACCAGCCGCCCGGACCAGCCAGCCAGGAGCACCCCGTGACCCCGCCCCGCGACCGCAGCCCGCACCCCGGCGTACGCCGGGTGCTCGCGGCCGCCTGCGCGCTCGCGGCCGGCGCCGCCGCGACCCTGGGGGTGGCCGGCACCGGCCACGCCGTGCGCGGGGCCGACGACGCCCGCGCGGAGCTCTACCTGGTGACCCTGGAGGGTCCCGGCACGTCGGGCACCGCCTCCGAGGTCGACCGGGGGCTGCAGCAGCTGCGGATGCAGACCCGCCAGCAGCGGGTGCTCGACGCCGTCGACGCCCCCGACCCCGTCTACCGCTGGACGACCGCGCTCAACGGCGTCGCGGTCGAGCTGACCCGCGAGCAGGCCGCACGCCTCGAGGCCACGCCCGGGGTGTCGATGGTCGAGCCCAACAGCGTGCGGCCGCTGGCGGCCGCCGACGGCGTCGAGGGCCAGGACGCCCCGGGGCTGTCCCCCTCGGCACGCACCCGCGGGGGCCAGGGGGTGGTGATCGGCTTCGTCGACACCGGCCTCGACCCCGACGGTCCCGTCTTCTCCTCGGTGCCCGGGCTGGGCCCCGCCCCCGAGGGCTTCGGCGGCGTCTGCGCCGACGCCGACGACTGGGGCCCGGCCACCTGCAACGGCAAGGTCGTGGCGGGCGACTGGTTCGTCGAGGGCTTCGGCGCCGACGCCGTGCGCTCCTCCTCCTCGCTCTCCCCGCGCGACGACGACGGCCACGGCACCGCCATGGCCTCGATCGCGGCCGGCAACGCCGAGGTGGCGGTCCGGGTCGGCGACCAGGACCTCGGCCGCTACGCGGGGGTCGCGCCGCAGGCGCGGATCGCGGTCTACAAGGCCTGCTGGAGCGCCCCGGACCCCGCCGACGACGGGTGCGCGACCGCCGACCTGGTCTCCGCGGTCGACCGGGCCACCGCCGACGGTGTCGACGTGCTCAACCTGTCGGTGGGCGGGCCGCCCCGCCTCGACACCGTCGAGACGGCGCTGCTCGGCGCCGCCGAGGCCGGCACGGTCGTGGTGGCCGCCGCCGGCGACCGCAGCACCAGCGGCACCGCCGCGCACCCCTCGCCGTGGGTGAGCACGGTCGGGGCGAGCAGCGGCACCGTGCGCGAGGGCCGGCTGCGGCTGGGCTCCGACGGCCCGCGCGTCGACGGCGCGATGATCGCCGACGAGGCGGTCGGGCCGTCCCGGTGGCTCCGCGGCGCCGACGCGGCCGCACCCGGCGCCACCCGCCAGCAGGCCTCGCTGTGCACCCCGGGCAGCCTCGACGCCGCCCGCGTCGCCGACCGGGTCGTGCTGTGCGAGCGCGGCGGCGTGGGCCGCACCGACAAGTCCGCGGCCGTCGAGCGCGCCGACGGCGTCGGCATGGTCCTGCTCAACAGCGGCCCCGACTCCGTCGACGCCGACTTCCACAGCGTGCCCACCGTGCACGTGGGCGCCACCGACGCGGGCGTCGTACGCCGCTGGGCGCGTGCGCACCCCGACGCGAAGGTGCGGCTGGTGCCGCGCGGGGCCCGCTCCCTCGACCTGCGGGTGCTGGGCTTCTCGGCCACCGGCGACCCCGCCGGGCCGGTGCTCAAGCCCGACCTCGTCGCACCCGGCGCGGGCCTCGTGGGCGCCGCCCCCACCGGTGCCGTGGGGCGCCGGTGGGACACCCAGACCGGCACCTCGCCGGCCACGGCCTGGACCAGCGGCACGGCGGCGCGGCTCCTGGCCCGGCGCGGGTGGAGCGCCACCTGGGTGCGCTCGGCGCTGGTCAGCACCGCCGACGCGGTGCCCGGCGCCTCGGCGCTGGCCTCCGGCTCCGGACGGGTGCGGGGCCAGCGGGCCCTGCGACCGGGCCTGGTGCACGACCTCGACCTCGGCGACTACCGCGCCTGGCTCGAGGGGGCGCTGCCCGCCGGCGAGCCGCTGAACCTGCCCTCGGTGCTGCTCAGCGGCGGCCGGTCGACCACCACCCGCACGGTCACCAACGCCGGCACCAAGGCCCGCTACTTCTCGTCCTCGACCGCCGGCTTCGAGGCCCACGACGTGAGCGTCACCCCGGCGGCGCTGCGCCTGGCCCCCGGCGAGTCCGCGACGTACACGGTGCGCGTCGCCGGCGGCACCCGCACCAGCGACGACGGCTACGTGCTGTGGCGCGGCGGGAACGGCACCCGCACCCGGGTGCCGGTGCAGCTCACCCGCTGACGCGCTCGCCCCGCGCGGCCGCTCGGGCCTCGGCCTGGGCCGCCAGGAGCCGCAGCGCCT
The Nocardioides marinisabuli genome window above contains:
- a CDS encoding S8 family serine peptidase, whose protein sequence is MTPPRDRSPHPGVRRVLAAACALAAGAAATLGVAGTGHAVRGADDARAELYLVTLEGPGTSGTASEVDRGLQQLRMQTRQQRVLDAVDAPDPVYRWTTALNGVAVELTREQAARLEATPGVSMVEPNSVRPLAAADGVEGQDAPGLSPSARTRGGQGVVIGFVDTGLDPDGPVFSSVPGLGPAPEGFGGVCADADDWGPATCNGKVVAGDWFVEGFGADAVRSSSSLSPRDDDGHGTAMASIAAGNAEVAVRVGDQDLGRYAGVAPQARIAVYKACWSAPDPADDGCATADLVSAVDRATADGVDVLNLSVGGPPRLDTVETALLGAAEAGTVVVAAAGDRSTSGTAAHPSPWVSTVGASSGTVREGRLRLGSDGPRVDGAMIADEAVGPSRWLRGADAAAPGATRQQASLCTPGSLDAARVADRVVLCERGGVGRTDKSAAVERADGVGMVLLNSGPDSVDADFHSVPTVHVGATDAGVVRRWARAHPDAKVRLVPRGARSLDLRVLGFSATGDPAGPVLKPDLVAPGAGLVGAAPTGAVGRRWDTQTGTSPATAWTSGTAARLLARRGWSATWVRSALVSTADAVPGASALASGSGRVRGQRALRPGLVHDLDLGDYRAWLEGALPAGEPLNLPSVLLSGGRSTTTRTVTNAGTKARYFSSSTAGFEAHDVSVTPAALRLAPGESATYTVRVAGGTRTSDDGYVLWRGGNGTRTRVPVQLTR